CTGACCATGCTGCGAAGGGAGGATCACCCGCGCGCGAGGGAGTGTCTCTACCACCGCCGGGGTATGCGCCCGTTCAGGGCTCGCGGAAGATGCCCGGGTAGATGCAACGCGTGACGCGAGCGGAGAAGATTACCGCCGCCTGGTCCTCCGGGTCCGTCAGCGTCCGCAGCACCGACTCCAACTCCGCCACGTGGTCTCCGTCCAGCGCGCCGTGGCTGCGCAAGAAGGTGACGGACTTGCGAATGTTCGGGATGGTGTCCGCGGCGATGAGCCGCTCCACCACGCCCGTCGCGCACGTCTGGGACAGGTACTCCAGCACATACGCGGTGCCCAGGAAGGCGGTGGGCACGCCGGAGCGGGACGTGAAGAAGTTCCAGCCGGTGTACGCGTCCACCGCCGGCCTGCGCGTCGCGGCCTCGACGTGCGCTTCGGGGCAGCCCAGGTTCTTCAGGTCCGACAGCAACCACCGCTCGTGGCCCCGCTCCTCGCCGGCCTTCTGCACCAGCAGCTTCGCCAGGTGCGGATGCCGGCCCTGACGCTTCAGCCGGTGCCCCGACTGCGCCAGCATCGGCGTGCTCCAGCGCGCGTAGTGGTACGTCTGAATCAGGTAGTGGATGTAGCCTTCCCTGTCGAGGGTGCCCGCGAAGAGGCGCTTCGCGTCGGGCTGCACCTCCAGCGCCGACACCAGCGCCCTGCCCTCCTGCGCCAGCGCCGACACCCAGTCCAGTCCCACCGCCTGCTCGGTTTGCGTGCTCACGTACGTCTCCTGTTCCGGGCCCTGTGGGTTCCCGGCGTCTGTGAATTGAAATGGAAGGGGATGAAGGGAGCGTCGCGGCCTAGGCGGCGGAGCGCTGGGGCGTGCTCAACGCGCTGAAACGCGCCAGGGTGCCGCGGGGAATCTCACCCAGCGCCGCGACGAGCGGCAGGGTGAAGCGGCGGAAGCTCGCGTCGTAGAGCGGCTCGGCGATGAAGCGCGCGCCCATCTTCCGGGCGAAGAGCGCTGGCGCCCGGGGCACGCGCAGCCCGTCCAGCAGCCCCCGCCGCGCCCGCATGCGCTCCATGGGCGTGTAGTAGGGGTTGGTGGGGATGACGGGCGCCTCCACCGGGTCGGGGACATCCACGCGCCAGCGCGGACTCATCCACCCCCGGTAGGCCGCCAACTGGCATGACAGGAGCGCGTCCTCGCGCGAGTCCGTGTCCAGGTTCGCGGACGCAATCCAGTGCGTCACGCCGCGACGGAGGCTCTCCTCGTAGAGGCCCGCGTGCAGCCGGGTCACCACCTCGGAGCGGCGCCAGCGGTCCAGCACACAGAAGCGCGACGTCTCCGCGAACACCATGCCCGGCCTCACCACGCTCGACAGGTCCAGCTTCTGCTCCAGCTCGAACCCCAGTCGCCCGCCGATGGCGTCCGCCACCTCCGGGTTCGGCAGCAGCAGGCGCAAGGTCGCC
This genomic window from Myxococcus hansupus contains:
- a CDS encoding GNAT family N-acetyltransferase, which encodes MTSIQCRVATTQRELDDAVRVRWSVFGGELGLITGWLPPSRREVSCFDTLETTVHLVVYADREPVATLRLLLPNPEVADAIGGRLGFELEQKLDLSSVVRPGMVFAETSRFCVLDRWRRSEVVTRLHAGLYEESLRRGVTHWIASANLDTDSREDALLSCQLAAYRGWMSPRWRVDVPDPVEAPVIPTNPYYTPMERMRARRGLLDGLRVPRAPALFARKMGARFIAEPLYDASFRRFTLPLVAALGEIPRGTLARFSALSTPQRSAA
- a CDS encoding iron-containing redox enzyme family protein; protein product: MSTQTEQAVGLDWVSALAQEGRALVSALEVQPDAKRLFAGTLDREGYIHYLIQTYHYARWSTPMLAQSGHRLKRQGRHPHLAKLLVQKAGEERGHERWLLSDLKNLGCPEAHVEAATRRPAVDAYTGWNFFTSRSGVPTAFLGTAYVLEYLSQTCATGVVERLIAADTIPNIRKSVTFLRSHGALDGDHVAELESVLRTLTDPEDQAAVIFSARVTRCIYPGIFREP